In Cydia amplana chromosome 13, ilCydAmpl1.1, whole genome shotgun sequence, the genomic stretch TAAAACCTGTTGTTTCTTGTGAAGTCACCAGTGATTttaaaaatcttgtgacaatgtGATCATGAATACTGGCAGTTCGATTGACAAGGCCTAAGAGCCCATTGTCCCATTTATGTCGCGAACGGGAAGGAAACTATCTATAGAGGCACTCTCATATAAACGCCAGCCTAGTCGATCAATTTCCTAGCAATTTCAAGCGCTATCTGATCTGACATACtgtttttgataattaaaacaaatgagATATTGTCCTTAAAATATTGGGAATTACAAGTTATAGGTCAATTCTGCGAGTCGATATAGAATGGACAACATGactgttataggtacctacatacctaggaCATTGGGACCCCCAATATCTAGATAACTAGACTAGTCTCCATCTACTTACCAATAGCTTACTCAAACCATCATCAAATTTTTTCACGTTAAACGTGTTTGGATACCACATTCGCGTTCTTATGCGAAACTATGATGTGATTACGTTAATACAGTGTATAAGCTATAACAATTTGAGCGTGAACTTCTATTTTCTAAAAGTGCCAAGGTAGGTATCATGTTTCAATATGACGGGCGTAGAAAAATATAATCTGTTTGCAAAGTTACATCACTTTAAACATATTACAAGAAACCCGATAACCTAGCCATAAACATACTTTTTTTGGTCCAAATACGTCAAGCATCATCAATTATGGTCCATTAAATATGGCACTATGCCAACCTATTCTCATGTTTAACAGAGTAAGCAAAAGTTAGGATTCAGAACTTTAAGCTCCCtaccattttataattttaacgtAATTTGTTTCGAAGACGGCAATTGATAATTCGTCTTTGTAATTTTAGAAATAAGAATCATAGAACCGATGTACCTAGATAACTTTTACCTATGTCAAGATTCAAAAGATAATAAACTTCCAACTTAATTatcgtcaaatactagagactTCGTACCGAAGTCACGCAATTTTTTGTTACacgtaaacatttttattgcctCTTCTACGAACTAAGAACTTGTCATTCACATATGAAGTCAAATATTTCCTCAGTAATATCCTTTTTATGTAGTTACTAGTCTGATGGGAACTCGTTAAATGAGATTGGGTCGGTGCTGATAGGTCCTACGCAGTCTACATCATGTCTGTCTACATACGTTTTTGTCCTggcttatattatatatgttgGACTCCCAGATTCGTAATAACTGCACGTAATCcgtggcaggcgtggctcactcatttcgtcgctttgctacaggtaactaaaagtacatccgttccgccccaattttggggaaagccataagccgcgcgtggcgctgtcgccacctagcggccatatctgtgccgatcgtaacagacgcgttttgttagagagtgagtcttctgtacctagtactatttatttattctgtgtccgtGGTCGAATCTACCGGTCCGCTTGTAGCAAAGCGGTTGGGTTATTTCGCGAATTCCAGCAGAAATGCCTGTGTCAAAAATGTTATTCGAAACCGTTTTCAATTGTATACTTTCAGGAATTTAAGTTTTTCGATATCATCACGTTAGActgacttagtgtaaggcctgagtagacgctcgagtcgggcgtgcagcggggcggggcgtgcacgttaaacaaatgcaaacgtataggagcggccttagtgcacgctgctcaaattactcctgagtactcctgaccccgacgccactctgcacgtcccgccgaacgctccgcttcgagcgtctactcaggccttactctTATGTATGTAACTGCTTATTAGATGGTTGGGGAATAACTTACAACGCTACACAACAgttttgtgtaggtacatacttatgtaaCAACGGTAGTAGATACCTATGTCATTTTGTGTAGAAACTATGTATGTTTAACTATGTAGGCTAACTAACACGCTACGCAACTTGAACTTTCGCGAATTCACAGAAGCATGTAGGCAATTACGAATGTTGTTTCACGAAAATTTCGTTGGATTATTAAAGTTTAATGAACTACCTATCTATACATATGCCAATTGCCATCAATGTTATTTTCAAACAAGCAAACGCATCTAGGATAATTTATTACAATACTGTAACGGAAGAGTTGCGAACGTTGGGAGACAGTTATGGAAGATTCGAACTTCAAACCGAAGGTTAGACATGTCAGGTGCGTTGAAACATCGTTTCGATCATGAGCAGGTAGGCAGGAGCAGGTGGCTAGCGGACCCCTGAATTAATACATAATTGGAATGCGTTGTTTTTTCTATATTCGAAATATACTTACTATCGGTAGAATACCTTTAGTCGATAGGGGAAGGATGACAAATAGTTTCTGCTCTTACTTTCCCTTATGTCAAAAACATAACGTTTTAAGTACCCATTTGTTTGTGAGTAAGTAAGCTTATgtaccagtacggatatgatggtcgttcttgtctacgtgacagcgtgataaaacggtgtccgtcactttctttcccacggtgttaaacagtgacagttattttatcacgtggataaagatggataaagctatccataataggctggcagtacaaataaaattatcatataTGATATCAAAGAGTCTGCTTCTACGTTTATATCTAAATTTACTAAAAAACACGTGTTTTTTTAGACGTTATAACTAAAACCATCTAAAACGGACGACCGTGATTTTTATTGAAATAGTTTATGAGTTAGAGTAGGTAATTATAGTAGGTATCTACTTTTATCATGAAACTATACGGTTGCCAAAGTATACAGATATATTCAGGAGAGCTGTTAcgagtgaattaaaaaaaaaccggccaagtgcgagtcggactcgcgcacggagggttccgcaccatcaacaaaaaatagagcaaaacaagcaaaaaaacggtcacctatccaagtactgaccccgcccgacgttgcttaacttcggtcaaagatcacgtttgttgtatgggagccccacttaaatctttattttattctgtttttagtatttgttatttgttatagcggcaacagaaatacatcatttgtgaaaatttcaactgtctagctatcacggttcgtgagatacagcctggtgacagacggacggacggacggacggacagcggagtcttagtaatagggtcccgtttttaccctttgggtacggaaccctaaaaaagtcgTTCTGATTCATGATGATTCGCAAGGTGGCAATGCCGTCACAAGTTCTTCTCTTATAAAATGAAGTGGAGACAAAATTGCTGTCACAAATTTTCCAGTATCAAGTAAACGTAATCTACTCCTCAGTTCTGGCCCTTTCATATCAATCTGTGCCGTACCTCATGTAACCGTCGAGTTTTGACATAAATAGGTGCCTACTCTCTTGCAATCCATTagcgcagcggtcggcaacccacggcctgcgggccgcatgcggcccgtgaacctgtcacttgcggcccgcgagcctccctagctattttgtatgtaatactagctgttgcccgcgacttcgtacgcgtggatttgtatattggtggttatatattctacattagcttagaacattatgcagcaaaagattgcaGTAGGACCTTTAGTAGGACGGttgatcatttgttaattattaatattatacaacgcatgagacttgtctttcacaacctacgaagtttcaagcccttaactgaataaaattgttctcgatataatccctctcaacccccttagaagattttcatgtcctctatttaataaaacctactacctaactacccatttacaaagtttgaagttcctagctttaaataatatttgaaccctatacagactttcaacccctttttcaccaccttgagatacctatgaattttcaaaaacggtgaaactaatttcagcgtttttgccattttaaaataatacgtttttacgaagtttcatgttcctagcttaaaataaaatttgaacctttttaaccctgttaggggatgaattttacaaaacgctgaaattacttttcctgtcttttaataatatctccaaatacaaagattcaagtcccgcgttcgaaaaaaatgtttgacatccatacaaattttcaaccccttttccaccaccgtaaaggatgaattttgaaaaacgctgaaattcgttttcttctctttttacgaaaataactttttacgaagttacaaattcgtaatttaaataaaacttaaaccctatacaatctttcaacccctttttaatccttttaagggttgaatttccaaaaacgtcgaaattactttttttagtaatcggctattatgcctttctaagaagtttcaaagcatttgtaatggattcaaactttcaacccctttttatcccttttaggggatgaatttttgaaatcgctgaaattacttttattgtattctaataaacaaacccttatacaaagattcaagtcccacactcacaaaaatattcggtcaccatacaaaatttcaacccctttttcaccaccttgggggatgaattttcacaaacgatgaaatcagttttcttgttctttaatattatacctttttacaacgtttcaaactcctagcttaaaataaaacttgtaccccatacaacctgtcatcccctttttaacccccttaggggttgaatttttcaaaatcgcttcttatctcttatacactttataaatgcaacctactgtacaaatttcaactttctagcttttgtagtttcggctctgcgttgatgaatcagtcagtcagtcagtcaggacacttgcatttatacaggaatgcttcctgtaacaggagcaataaattaaactgtaggctgtactcctcaaactgaccaatatttgttcagcaaattttgaaaataacccttgttttgatttttattacactttaaagtttattctaagacgcaatgtattgcaaattttgttatgtttaaagcgtgacaagcaacgtcaaacacactgatatcggcgtacattgaaggtaatatttattttgtatgaaaaagaggaagtctaaaggattcataatttttaaaagttgctgaacaaatgttggtcactttgaggagtacaggcttcagtttaatttattgctcctattacaggaagcaccctgtatatatagattgacaaacgacaatgtctagtctagtcataaatattaacaaagtgcggcccgcttcaactcaacttcgttacctactatgtggctcttggctgctaaaaggttgccgaccgctgcattaGCGCAACAGATTTCACGAATGGGTCCGAAATTTTTTATTAGactttaaaacttaattttctTGTTGTACCCTAGCATGTGTAAACCTTTTAGCTTCAGTAAAATGTAACAAGTTaacttttgttgttgttttaaatGTCCACACGGAAGTCCGTTTTCGGCCTATATCTACCTGTATATTTGCAACTATTGCTACACGGGACATGGGTGAAGACTCGAACAAGAGTTAGTCAAACGCTACGAAGGGCTCAGGACGGTTGTTTACAACAAACAGTCCCGAATAGAATAATGGCTTGGCACAACCTTCGCGGCTATCATTATAAATTCACCCACATGAACCATATCGCATGGCGTTATCTTGTTGTTCAGTCAGTCGGTTATTTTACCGAATTCTAGATTTTTGGGTTCCGTATTTGTAATCATAAAATGTCTTTGTTTTGTCAGCTAGTGAAACAAAATTGGGATTATCGAAAATACTTCATGTTCCTCGCCATAAGCCGAAATCACGTGCCCCATTATTGAGCacaaatattttcttatttatgAGAAGATTGAGAAGCCATGGGCAAAAGGGACCATAATTCCTAATCTGGTCCACCTTTTACTTACGGGTTTGTCTGAACCCCTGAATCTGCAATCAGAATAAGTATTTTTCGATGCAGCGCAAGATTGGCTTAGGGAACTCCAATAAATTGAAGCGTGTCCAACACAAGTTtcagcattttattttatgaaaggTGAACGTTCCTTTTACACGTCAAGTTTTCATTTAAATTTACCTACATCTACTAAATTCGTGTACCTAAGCTGGACAGACATTTTCGTCTATTGTCGTAATGCTCTTCAGAAACAGCTAAACACACTCGATTACGAATTCAGTGTATGTAGCAGTACAGTACGCGACAAGGCTTACGTAACGTGTTTATAATTCTCTATTCTCAGACAATTCGTTGTTTTCAATGTCAGATACGACGAGTCTTTGTCTTTTAATTTGACTAACTTTTGCTAATTAGTTATAATTTTAGATTTGCACCATTATCTGACCAgggtagccaacgtgccaatcgttaatgctccgtagcgtatcgtagtcatttttctctatcactcttccccgCTAGTGCgccagtgacagttgcgtttcgttcgctacggagcgttaacgattgcacgttggctTCGCACCCAGTGACCGTGAACCTGAGATATTCTTGGTTCGATGCGACAAGTCGCTTTAATTGTAGATTTCTCAACCGTGACCTTTTGGTTGCCGAATTAACGACGTTTAACAAGTTAACAGATCTATCTATCGAATCTTCTCCTAGCAGTCTACCATTTACCTACATTCAAAAACGAGTTTGAATGGATTCAAAGACAAAGTTATTGTCTATCTATAACAATCTTCTGCTAAACCTAAGTCACTCCACCATTTTCTGTCTTATATCTCCTAGttagaataaatatacctatactacAAACCCGTTAATAGGGTTACTGTGTATTAAATCCAAAGTTAATCGATTCTATTCAAGTGTCAGCCTGAATCAAATCATAATTAATCAACCTCCACGATTTTTCCATTACAGTAACTTTTCATGAACGTTTTAGTACCGTTATCGTAATCGAATTAATCCTTgaccttagcttaaaataactaCTTAAGCAAACGTAGAACTTGGAAAACGAGTTATATGCTCCCCCTTGGTCAACCCCTGCGTTTCAACGGAAGTGATATTGTTTTTGCGGTAACTTAGTTGTTTGCTGGGCATTGGAAGCCAGACGAAGCCGTATTGGCGTCAAGCTACTTTCTAGAATGATGTTGCAGTAACCCTTTGGTAATTTGAGCGTTAttttggtaattcataataactAACCAGTTATCCCAGATAACACTGGTGAATGACTTTCATGGTGAATCTATATTCTATTTCTATAGTAAAGAGACAGTTATTAAAACAAAGACcattaagccacatttttataattttcgtCCAAAACTGTCCACGTCAGTTTAATTGCCAATTTGGCTCGAAGATTGCACGAATTCGGTAAAAATTCGTCATTAACAAGCGTCGGATGCAGTAAAAAAAGAACCAGTCCCGAAGGCTGGTTCCGACAGGCAGGTAATTATAATACCGTCGGGGACCATAAAACGTGATAAAAGCGGTGGACAAACCTATCTGTAAAGTGGGATTCGTCTCGCGCATTGCCATTATAATAGGCGTCGCTTCTCATGTTTTGAACCGAGTTTAAAATTTCCGAGGAAATTATAAAGAATAGAGATTAGTCAGGAtcctatttttttgtattttacccGAAACTTCGTAGATGGCtcaattgataaaaaaaaatgttatttaaagggTTTTTCACAGTAGGTCCTATTGTTTTTAGGTTAGAATCTGATGACAGTATCCTGGAGAAACAGAGACTCGTCAAATTTTATAGGAGCACCTTTATTGAACtaggtatttttatagtaactcTCAGAAAGCACCGTTTGGTTAAGTTTTTTAAAGAACTTTGTCATATTGACACAGTCAACGAAAGATTTGaatgacaaatatttttaatagaacCACTAAAGTTAATTAGAGATAGGTATTTTACCGGAAAAGATTTGACTAACAAATGTTTTTAATAGAACCACTAAAGTTAATTAGAGATAGGTATTTTACCGGAAAACCCGTAAGTCTTCAAGAAGCTGAGATAACGAAATTTTATGCCTATAGAAACATGATAATTGATAACTACCTAATAATTGCTTCGTACGCCTCGAATTATAAAACGAATGAGAATGTATGCTGCCTACAAATCGGGAGTCGTATGCGTGAattaattttcatataaaatcagTAGGTAGACTACTACTAGGTGCTTAAAAAGTGCGAATCTCGATAGGATAGGCAACGGTACATAATGGTTACCTAGCAGATAACGGGCAGCCGAACTATGAACGAGCAGATATTTTGGCCACACGCATTGTATGGCGTCGCCATAATGGCGATAACGTGAGTGCGACTGTTCATTCATTGAGCGGGCGTGCTAAAACGTCGAGACCTTGAAGCACTGTCCCATCTTCAAACATTTAATGACACACTGCAAGTGTGAATAGATTCTCTTGAAAATCTCAACGTTGCGTTTTAAATACTGTCATGTCTTTAACTATCAGGAACAAGACCTTCATCTAAACTTGTGGGAGCAACGAGTGAAGTATTTCATTTGCAAATGACAAAGTTTACTCCCTCTCGACATTGTCAAGTCAACACGGAAAGCGACATCTGAAAGCCTTGTGGCAAACAATACCGTGTCGACACAATACCTACAGTAAACACAGCCTGCGTCAATCGATCCAGCCTCTAATTAGTGAGGTCAACCACCCTTTATCTGGGGGTTACACTACCCATTAACCATATATTTTGGAATTAAGTAAAACCGGTTCCATAGAATTGCTGTCTACATGGAATGGAAGCGCTCGCCgctttttatgtttaaaaacaTGCTCATCGAGTTTATGTGACATTTAGAGCGATAAAATGGTGGATGCTTTGATAATCATGTAACAGGAAAATCATTACTATATGCCGCGAGTTATATACGATGTGGTTGTGGTTTTGTAGataggatttattttattagacatAGACGTATATtggatttaaaatattaataaaacaaatatttttaacggCTGCGAAAGCTTGGAGAATTTTTTTAAGAGTATGATTCactgttataagttataacaatGCCGTTTAGATCGGATTCTGAAGGCTATCATTAGTCTGACTTACGTAGACTCCTGTATTTAGGCGTGTTAAGCTGCACTGTCTTCCGAAAAACCCACATATGGTTGGCTCCTTCCAGTTATTCTCAAATTCAACCTTATTCATAAATTAACAATAGTGGCAATCGTGCCCTAACTACGCGATCATGATCATTATTTTAAGTGCTAATACACCGATTTTTTACCCTGTTCGAAAACTTGATGCGTCATCAATAGTTACGCGTTACGCATATTCTCGTCTACGCTCTACACACCTAATACTAATAACTGGCTAGGAAATTCGACGCCAAATCCATCGATTCCATGTAATGGGATCCAATTTATGGAGAGAGTTCAATGAATCAGGATTCAGTCTCGAAGTGTATTTTCCAAGCCCCGGCAGTTAATAAATCAAAAACTGTCGAGCTCGAGTTACCACATACATCGTTAAGCTCTCAAGCCAGTAATACATTGTCGTATTAATTTTCACTGAATTTTCGATTTTTATAGACCCTAAATTACTTCTGGTATTTTAGATACATTGTATTTGGATCTACGGTTTCAGAAAAGGTTTGCTAGTCCGCGTGCGGGTGACTTGCAGATGAAATGCAGTCAATTTCAGCCCGACGTTTAGTACTTACTCTAGCatggatgttgcgaacatccgcatccgcaaccgcggaacttccgcattattttcaacatccgcataaaatcgatgcggagcttatgcggatgcggatgtcgaacaagtcggtacaggaacgtcttagcggtggcgtaagtgctgggtaatttcgtcaatacctataacgaaatcgtctagatccagaaaagtcggccaagttcctgtttattaaatataacgcacctatattcttgctcaaatactaaacgtttcgtttttttttaataaataatactaaaaatgtaatatttgacgttttctaagtacctaatcttgacatccgcatccgcattcgcggatgtgagcctttaaatatccgcatccgcatccgcggatgtcaaaaaatctgcatccgcaacatccctgtactCAAGTATCTAAAATACTCTGCAATGCGAGTTTTTTTTCCCGAATTCTGattatctggtaaccctagcaGGAGCGAGGTCGGGGGGTCGACGCATCGGCTGCGACGCGAGACAACCTTGAGAAGGGCATCCCGGCCATATCTCCGCAGCCTACGCTATCTACTACAAATATTGAGCTTTGCAGTGCCTCTGCGGACCGCTGCTATCTGTACCCAGCTGACGCTAAAGATATCTACACCTTTATCAGGGTTCATTAAAAACCTACAACTATCATAACCTACCTATACGATAAAAAAACGTTTCCAAAAATTGAAAAGatctttaagtacctatgtggACTAGAATATCTGAAAGTCTGTCATTTATATTTCGGAAATATAAACTTACCGTTGATGACATTATACTTACTTTCTACTTTCACTCCTAACTCTTGGTATGATACAACTAATTGTCCCAAGTAATTGATATGGGAGGATGGATCTGCCACGACATTCTGTCTTTCGCCAAGCATAGACAATCAAATGACTTTTtgaaatttaatttcgttatgcaAAGGATCCAACTACAAATTCCACAGTAGACTGTATGTTAATTGAGACATACGGCACGTCACGTCTGCGACGCTGGTGCATGGAAACGGCTATTTTAGCACAATTGCGTTAGGAATTGCAAAGAGAAGTATCGAGGCAGACCCGGGATAGGCAAGGCACCTAACACTACGTTGTGGCAGTCTATTTACTCCTTACATTGTTAATTTGGCTTTGAAAATGGACAGCAATGTTTTAATCTTATCTAGTGCCCCGCGGGCAGATAACCGCTGTCCTAAGGCTCGGCGCTGTGCGCTTCGCCTACCTATGACCGAAGGCTCAACAATACGTTATTCTAAAGTTATgtacgtataaaaatattaatatagatTATCTCAACATTTCTCACGGCAGCGAGCTAAATTACTTGATTTATAGCCTGTCGTAACATTTCAGAAACGTTGcgccaaaaattatatagattAAGATACTAGTGACGGACAAACAATAACGACAGACATAATCCGCCataacataaacaaataaaacttatttcTGTTGCTACACGCATGCAATATTGAAGCATTTACAGTGACCTGCCGCCACAAGTGACAATACACACAAGATATACTACATTTAGGTACAAACACTACTGCCacaaatattatattgtatataATGTAAGTAAATAAGGACACGACGGGGAAAGGATAAAATCGTATATAGaaaaaaatagagaaatatacaataaactctatttaaacatgaaatttattaaagagtaaaaaacatacaatggtttgttttacacaaaataaaatacctggaGGGTAAAGGCGGGCCGAGCGCGGCCGCAGGCCTGGGGCTCCGCGCCCGGCCCCGGGACGTGCGACAGGCCCATACATAGTTCATAATATAATACCATACAATAGAAGTACACATATATGATACTGTCAAGCCAACTAAACCAACTCACAGATAGTCATGTCGCGCTCTCGCGATTAtaaaactatgttaaatcttACAAAAATACTTATGCGACTAATCTGAAATGCACATAGAGGATCTCGCGTCTCGactacaaaaatattttgagaTTGGAATGAATCTTTCTTTAAGCTTTCGGCCTCGGAACGATCACAACGAGACGGCGTTTTTAACGTCCGTTCACATTCTAATTGCTTCTCTTCTGCGTCTTAAAGCTAACAGATAGAACCTGTCCATTGAGCGTGTAGCCGTTGAGTGCCTGGATGGCCATCGCGGCCTCGTCGTACTCGCGCATGTTTACGAACGCGAACCCTTTGTTTTTCTTAGTCTCGGGGTCCTTGATCACCTTTATCGAGTCAATGGCTCCATAGGGACCGAAGAGCTGCCAGAGCGCCAGCTCCTCGGTGTCTTCCCCGATGTTGTATACATACACTGTGGTTTGATGAGGCGCAGGCGGCGCCCCCAGCAGCGGGACGGGGCTCGCGGGCGCGCCCAAGAGCGGCAGCGGGGAGTGGTTGGCCGCCGCCATAGGATTGAAGCGCTGCTGGCCCTTGTTGATGAAGGGCAGGGCCTTGCCGGGCGACGGCAACAGCGGCGGCGGCGAGGCCTGCGGGAAGCCGGGCGCGAAGGCGGCGGGCCGCGCGCCGAAGGCGGCGCTGAGGTTGGTGCCGTTGaaggcggcgggcgcggcgccgTTGAACACGGCCGAGCCGTTGTAGGCGAGCGGCGCCGCCACGCCCACGCGCGGAGACGGCCGCGGCGCGTTCTTGTTGGCGTTGGGCTTGTTAGCGAACTTCACCACCACGGCGCCCGCGCCCGGCAGCGGCGTGCTGCCGTTCAGCTGTGCGATGGCCTCCTCGGCCTGTGCGCGCGTCTCGTAGCAGACGAACCCGATACCTTGGGACACTCGGCTGTTTGTGATCACCCCGAACTGTCCAAATAGTACGTTGAGTCTCTCTAATGTCATGTCGGGCGGCAGGTTACTGATGTATAGGTTGGATTCCGTATCCGGCTTGTGACTGGCCTTGTTTTCGGGGTTGAGCAGCGCGAACGACACTTTGAGCGTCTTGCCTTGCATGAGCAGCCCGTTGAAGGCGGCTCGCGCCTTCTCGGCGTCCTCGTGTTTCTCGTACTCCACGAACCCGTAGCCGCGGTTAGCGATAAGCTTGCAGCTCTCGATCTTGCCCATTGCCGAGAACAGCGCGTACATCATATCGCGCGTCATCAGCTCCGGGATATAGTTCACCATCAGCTTGGTCGGTGACACATTAGAATTATTGGCGTCGCCGCCGCCATTCTCTTCATGTTTCACGACGTTCATTTCGTTTTTCATTGTTCtttatacgtaaaaactacACTACGGAAAACAAAATACTATTAAAACTCACACTATAGGCGCTTGATTATTTCATTTGCGACACGGTAAATGAACAAAGAACGAACACAAAAAATAGTAGCCGCACGAAAACGCCAACGACGCCGGTTCACAAGTTCATCATCGCAGTTTGTTTTTCGAATGTTACCAGGATATCACACCCTTTTCGTCAAATATGTAACTAAGAACTCTGTTACATTTCAAGAATCCTTCCACTAATACTTAACTCCACAGGTATTGTTTTAACTTAGAGATAAAACACTAATTTGCACGTGTAGCTAATTTTCTTCtgtcaaataataattaaattattttt encodes the following:
- the LOC134653325 gene encoding ELAV-like protein 1; its protein translation is MKNEMNVVKHEENGGGDANNSNVSPTKLMVNYIPELMTRDMMYALFSAMGKIESCKLIANRGYGFVEYEKHEDAEKARAAFNGLLMQGKTLKVSFALLNPENKASHKPDTESNLYISNLPPDMTLERLNVLFGQFGVITNSRVSQGIGFVCYETRAQAEEAIAQLNGSTPLPGAGAVVVKFANKPNANKNAPRPSPRVGVAAPLAYNGSAVFNGAAPAAFNGTNLSAAFGARPAAFAPGFPQASPPPLLPSPGKALPFINKGQQRFNPMAAANHSPLPLLGAPASPVPLLGAPPAPHQTTVYVYNIGEDTEELALWQLFGPYGAIDSIKVIKDPETKKNKGFAFVNMREYDEAAMAIQALNGYTLNGQVLSVSFKTQKRSN